A genomic region of Gossypium hirsutum isolate 1008001.06 chromosome D01, Gossypium_hirsutum_v2.1, whole genome shotgun sequence contains the following coding sequences:
- the LOC107933431 gene encoding uncharacterized protein has product MFSIMASSSSFFVRCFPLLFFFFFSHVQAVKSPIHPRDVLPLLPRQVSWPILNSLNSAIDLLPAFVGSVSSQNHIVSWKGACFYENTARMEFHNKSGSEFGGGTLHIKVSKAHSWTCLDLYLFATPYRVTWDYYFLSREHTLEIDKWEDRAEYEYVKNKGISIFLMQAGMLGTLEALWEVFPLFTNTGWGESANLGFLKKHMGASFESRPQPWYTNISVDDIHSGDFLVISKIRGRWGGFETLEKWVTGSYAGHSAVFLKDSEGKLWVGESGHENEKGEDIIAVIPWDEWWDLELNKDDSNPHIAVLPLHPDVRAKFNETAAWEYALSMAGKPYGYHNLLFSWIDTIDGNYPPPLDAHLVASAMTVWSKMQPEYAANLWSEALNKRLGTKGLDLSDILVEIEKRGSSFDQLLTVPEQDDWIYSDGKSTSCIAFVLEMYKEAGLFDPIADSIQVTEFTIKDAYTLRFFENNSSRLPKWCNDADNVKLPYCQILGKYRMELPGFNSMDPYPHMNERCPSKPPKYSRPPNC; this is encoded by the exons ATGTTCTCGATcatggcttcttcttcttctttctttgttaGGTGTTTCCCTttacttttcttcttcttcttctcacatGTCCAAGCAGTGAAATCACCAATTCATCCTCGGGATGTTCTACCTTTATTGCCGAGACAGGTTTCATGGCCGATCCTTAATTCACTTAACAGTGCCATCGACCTTTTACCAGCCTTTGTCGGTTCTGTTTCGTCCCAAAACCACATCGTGAGCTGGAAAGGTGCGTGCTTTTATGAGAACACCGCTAGGATGGAGTTCCATAACAAGAGTGGCAGTGAGTTCGGTGGTGGAACTCTCCATATCAAG GTTAGCAAAGCCCATAGTTGGACGTGTCTGGATCTTTATCTCTTTGCAACTCCATATCGTGTAACTTGGGATTATTATTTTCTATCTCGGGAGCATACACTCGAGATTGACAAGTGGGAAGACAGAGCTGAGTATGAATAT GTGAAAAACAAGGGGATTTCTATTTTTCTGATGCAAGCAGGGATGCTTGGAACACTTGAAGCTCTATGGGAAGTCTTCCCATTATTTACTAACACTGGATGGGGTGAGAGTGCCAATCTCGGGTTTCTCAAGAAACACATGGGGGCTTCTTTCGAATCACGGCCTCAGCCCTGGTACACCAACATTAGTGTTGATGATATACATTCGGGAGATTTCCTTGTAATATCAAAAATTCGTGGGCGCTGGGGCGGTTTTGAGACTCTCGAGAAGTGGGTTACTGGTTCTTATGCTGGTCATAGTGCTGTTTTCTTAAAGGATTCTGAAGGGAAGTTATGGGTTGGTGAATCAGGACATGAAAATGAGAAG GGAGAAGACATCATTGCAGTTATTCCATGGGATGAATGGTGGGATTTGGAGCTGAACAAGGACGACTCTAATCCCCATATCGCAGTGCTTCCTCTGCATCCTGATGTTCGGGCCAAGTTCAATGAGACTGCTGCTTGGGAGTATGCACTAAGTATGGCAGGCAAACCATATGGCTACCATAACCTGCTATTTAGTTGGATAGACACCATAGATGGGAATTATCCTCCTCCATTGGATGCTCACCTG GTGGCTTCTGCTATGACAGTTTGGAGTAAAATGCAGCCTGAATATGCTGCTAACTTGTGGAGCGAGGCCTTAAACAAGCGGCTTGGAACTAAG GGTCTTGATCTTTCTGATATACTGGTGGAAATCGAAAAGCGTGGTTCCTCGTTTGATCAACTGCTGACCGTTCCTGAACAAGATGATTGGATATATAGTGATGGGAAGTCAACCTCATGCATTGCGTTTGTCCTCGAAATGTACAAGGAGGCAGGACTTTTTGATCCCATTGCTGACTCTATTCAAGTCACCGAGTTTACG ATAAAAGATGCGTATACTCTAAGGTTTTTCGAGAATAATTCTAGCCGGCTGCCAAAGTGGTGCAATGATGCAGACAATGTAAAGCTTCCTTACTGTCAGATTCTGGGGAAGTACCGAATGGAACTGCCTGGATTTAATTCCATGGACCCATACCCCCATATGAATGAACGGTGTCCGTCTAAGCCTCCAAAGTACTCCAGGCCACCAAACTGCTAG
- the LOC107933432 gene encoding cytochrome P450 716B1: MNTIITVLLFLIPVFLLLTKRKRSPQRVPPGSLGLPLIGQSLGLLRAMRSNTAEEWLRKRIRKYGPISKMRLFGKPAVFIYGQAANKFVFASDSSNIVNQQVKSVSSILGDRCILELTGEDHKRVRDALVSFLKPESLKQYVGKMDEEVRNHLEMHWHGKQQVTVLPLMKTLTFNIICSLLFGVERGTRRDKLANDFRYMIEGMWSVPVNLPFTRYNRSLQASARAQKLLKVLIGEKRVDLEKGASPRQDLITCLLSIRNEKDEQVISEKEIIHNVMLIMVAGYDTSSVLLTFLLRLFANYPTIYAAVLQEQDEIARRKPNGELLTWEDLAKMKYTWKVAMETLRMFPPIFGGFRKVVKDIEYGGYFIPKDWLIFWVTGITQMDDTIFPEPSKFNPSRFENPASLPPYCFIPFGGGPRICPGYEFARIETLVSIHYLITRFTWNLLCSDNSFSRDPMPVPTKGLPVQISPRKLP, from the exons ATGAACACCATCATCACAGTTCTCCTGTTTCTGATCCCAGTTTTCCTTCTCCTAACCAAGAGAAAAAGATCACCGCAAAGGGTTCCTCCAGGTTCACTCGGACTACCTCTCATAGGTCAAAGCCTCGGCCTTCTCAGGGCCATGCGAAGCAACACGGCAGAGGAATGGCTTCGGAAGAGGATAAGGAAGTACGGTCCAATATCGAAGATGAGATTATTTGGGAAACCAGCAGTTTTCATCTATGGTCAGGCTGCAAACAAGTTTGTATTCGCCAGTGACAGCAGCAACATTGTTAACCAGCAAGTCAAGTCGGTTAGTTCGATTCTGGGTGATCGATGTATCTTGGAATTGACCGGAGAAGATCATAAGCGAGTTAGAGATGCTCTTGTTTCATTCTTGAAACCTGAATCATTGAAACAGTATGTTGGGAAGATGGATGAAGAAGTCAGGAATCACCTTGAGATGCATTGGCATGGCAAGCAACAAGTCACG gttttaccattgatgaagaCCCTTACATTCAACATAATCTGTTCTCTTCTATTCGGAGTCGAAAGAGGAACAAGAAGAGATAAACTTGCCAATGATTTTCGATATATGATAGAAGGAATGTGGTCGGTACCGGTTAATCTGCCTTTCACACGCTACAACCGGAGCTTGCAGGCGAGTGCAAGGGCCCAGAAGTTGTTGAAAGTTCTCATTGGTGAGAAGAGAGTAGATCTAGAGAAGGGTGCTTCACCTCGCCAAGACCTCATCACTTGTCTGCTTAGCATTCGCAACGAGAAGGATGAACAAGTCATATCCGAGAAAGAGATTATTCACAATGTTATGCTCATCATGGTTGCAGGATATGATACTTCGTCTGTTCTTCTCACGTTCTTGTTGCGCCTTTTCGCTAATTATCCTACCATATATGCAGCTGTTCTTCAAG AACAAGATGAGATAGCAAGGAGGAAGCCTAATGGGGAGCTTCTGACATGGGAAGACCTTGCCAAGATGAAATACACATGGAAAGTAGCCATGGAAACTCTACGAATGTTCCCACCAATCTTTGGTGGTTTCCGGAAAGTTGTAAAAGATATTGAGTACGGTGGATATTTCATTCCAAAGGATTGGCTG ATTTTCTGGGTTACCGGCATAACACAAATGGATGATACTATATTTCCGGAACCATCAAAGTTCAATCCATCGAGATTCGAGAATCCAGCTTCACTTCCACCTTACTGCTTCATTCCATTCGGTGGGGGACCTCGGATATGTCCAGGATACGAGTTTGCAAGGATTGAAACCCTTGTTTCAATTCATTATCTGATTACTCGGTTCACTTGGAATTTACTATGTTCAGATAACTCTTTCAGCAGGGATCCGATGCCTGTCCCAACTAAAGGATTACCAGTTCAAATCAGTCCTAGAAAACTGCCCTAA
- the LOC121213825 gene encoding protein FATTY ACID EXPORT 5, protein MHDFCFTIPYGLILVAGGVIGYLKKGSIASLGGGVGTGLILILAANLSLKAFEKRKNSYFALVLETVTAAVLTWVMGQRYYQTSKIMPAGIVAGISFLMTGFYLYKLATGGNHIPAKAE, encoded by the exons atgcatgatttttgctTCACAATCCCTTATGGATTGATTCTTGTGGCTGGAGGAGTTATTGGGTATTTGAAGAAAGGTAGCATAGCATCACTTGGTGGGGGTGTAGGCACTGGATTGATTCTCATTCTTGCTGCAAATTTGAGCCTTAAAGCTTTTGAGAAGAGAAAGAACTCATATTTTGCTTTGGTACTTGAGACTG TTACTGCTGCTGTGCTAACATGGGTCATGGGACAACGTTACTACCAAACATCTAAGATTATGCCAGCCGGAATTGTTGCCGGGATCAG TTTTCTTATGACTGGGTTTTACTTGTACAAATTAGCTACCGGTGGCAACCATATTCCAGCCAAGGCCGAATGA
- the LOC107933435 gene encoding polyadenylate-binding protein RBP45C produces the protein MMQQPPAGGVAPPPSMAADPSQTQQYQKQQQSQPWMMMSQQQQAGQPVPPPAGWNPQPVPPPSQMQQYSAGSATVGSGEIRSLWIGDLQPWMDENYLISIFAQTGEVVSAKVIRNKQTALPEGYGFIEFVSRAAAERVLQLYNGVPMPNSEQNFRLNWAALGYGEKRQEEGPDYTIFVGDLAADVSDYMLQETFKAVYPSVKSAKVVTDRTTGRSKGYGFVKFGDETEQIRAMTEMNGIYCSTRAMRIGPAANKKPVTDQQYQKAAYQNTQGNSGENDPNNTTIFVGGLDPSVSEDQLKQIFSQLGEVVHVKIPANKHCGFVQYANRASAEQALSVLNGTVLGGRNVRLSWGRSPSSKQVQPDQAQWNTGYYGYAQGYEAYGYAPPPQDPNMYYGGYPGYGNYQQPGAYQQQQ, from the exons ATGATGCAACAACCACCAGCAGGAGGTGTAGCTCCGCCGCCGTCCATGGCAGCCGATCCGTCTCAAACCCAGCAGTACCAGAAACAACAGCAGTCGCAGCCGTGGATGATGATGTCTCAACAACAGCAGGCGGGTCAGCCAGTTCCTCCACCTGCAGGTTGGAATCCGCAACCCGTCCCTCCGCCCTCTCAGATGCAGCAGTACTCCGCTGGTTCCGCGACCGTCGGATCCGGCGAAATTCGGTCTCTCTGGATCGGTGATCTTCAACCGTGGATGGATGAGAATTACCTCATTAGTATCTTCGCTCAAACTGGAGAG GTGGTTTCAGCTAAGGTGATTAGAAATAAGCAAACGGCACTGCCAGAGGGATATGGGTTTATCGAGTTTGTATCACGTGCTGCAGCCGAGAGGGTTTTGCAGTTGTATAATGGGGTGCCAATGCCAAATTCTGAGCAGAATTTTAGGTTGAATTGGGCGGCTCTTGGATATGGAGAAAAGAGGCAAGAAGAGGGTCCCGATTACACAATTTTTGTTGGGGATTTAGCTGCAGATGTTTCTGATTACATGTTACAAGAGACTTTTAAAGCTGTTTACCCATCTGTTAAGAGTGCCAAAGTGGTTACTGATAGGACTACAGGCCGGTCTAAAGGTTATGGCTTTGTAAAGTTTGGTGATGAAACTGAACAAATTCGTGCAATGACTGAAATGAATGGGATTTATTGTTCAACTAGGGCAATGCGGATTGGACCAGCTGCTAATAAGAAGCCTGTCACTGATCAGCAGTATCAGAAAG CTGCTTACCAGAATACTCAAGGAAATTCTGGAGAGAACGATCCGAATAATACCACA ATTTTTGTTGGTGGTTTGGATCCTAGTGTTTCTGAAGACCAACTAAAACAAATATTTAGCCAGCTTGGTGAGGTAGTTCATGTAAAAATTCCGGCTAACAAGCACTGTGGGTTTGTTCAATATGCTAACAG GGCCAGTGCGGAGCAAGCTTTATCTGTTTTGAATGGTACTGTTTTAGGAGGAAGAAATGTTAGGCTTTCATGGGGACGTAGTCCTTCAAGCAAACAG GTTCAACCTGATCAGGCCCAATGGAATACTGGATATTATGGATATGCTCAAGGATATGAAGCATATGGATATGCACCTCCTCCCCAAGATCCTAACATGTACTATGGGGGCTATCCTGGATATGGAAATTACCAGCAGCCAGgggcctatcaacaacaacag TAA
- the LOC107933418 gene encoding 1-acyl-sn-glycerol-3-phosphate acyltransferase, with amino-acid sequence MENSASGSFLRNRRLESFLETKSGPNVRETQKIPSKQVIARQRPNKTDAFVDDDGWIPTLISCVRIVTCYLAMMVTTFIWAIIMLMLLPWPSQRVRQGNIYGHVTGRLLMWILGNPLKIEGTEFSNERAIYICNHASPIDIFLIMWLTPTGTVGIAKKEIIWYPLFGQLYVLANHLRIDRSDPSTAIKSMKKAVQAVKKHGLSLIVFPEGTRSKNGRLLPFKKGFVHLAIESGLPIVPIILTGTHLAWRKGSLHVRPAPISVKYLPPIKTDSWTADKINDYIKMVHDIYVENLPEAQKPISTDDTKNSSRS; translated from the exons ATGGAGAACTCTGCAAGTGGTTCTTTTTTAAGGAACAGAAGATTAGAGAGCTTCCTCGAAACAAAATCTGGTCCAAATGTTAGAGAAACTCAGAAGATACCTAGCAAACAAGTAATAGCAAGACAGAGGCCAAATAAAACCGATGCCTTTGTTGATGATGATGGATGGATTCCAACATTGATATCTTGTGTAAGGATTGTAACATGTTACCTGGCAATGATGGTCACAACATTCATCTGGGCAATTATCATGCTCATGCTCCTTCCTTGGCCTTCTCAGCGAGTTAGACAAGGAAATATTTATGGCCATGTCACTGGTAGATTGCTG ATGTGGATATTAGGAAATCCATTGAAGATCGAAGGAACGGAGTTCTCGAATGAAAGAGCCATTTATATCTGCAATCATGCATCTCCCATTGACATTTTCCTCATTATGTGGTTGACTCCGACCGGAACCGTCGGCATTGCAAAGAAAGAG ATCATATGGTACCCCTTGTTCGGACAACTATATGTTTTAGCGAATCATCTTCGGATTGATCGATCTGATCCAAGCACTgccattaagtccatgaaaaag GCAGTTCAGGCTGTTAAAAAACATGGTTTATCTCTGATTGTTTTTCCTGAGGGAACGAGATCCAAAAATGGACGACTCCTTCCATTTAAAAAG GGTTTTGTTCATTTAGCCATAGAGTCTGGCCTTCCCATAGTTCCAATAATCTTAACAGGCACTCATCTAGCATGGAGGAAAGGTAGCTTGCATGTTCGACCAGCACCAATATCCGTTAAGTATCTTCCTCCAATTAAAACCGATAGTTGGACGGCTGACAAGATCAACGATTACATAAAAATGGTGCATGACATATATGTTGAAAACCTTCCGGAGGCACAGAAACCGATTTCAACCGATGACACCAAGAACAGTTCAAGATCATAA